The following are from one region of the Streptomyces rubrogriseus genome:
- the mtrB gene encoding two-component system sensor histidine kinase MtrB, whose translation MDRDSAASAPGSGARAGRPVGHRSVGSRLFGRVLEGGLLHGGVQGSPVLRLFMRWVRRPLLPVMRLWRRNIQLKVVATTLLMSLGVVLLLGFVVIGQVRNGLLDAKVKASQSQATGGFTAAKQKAEEAASTNGDDGTPADGRPSQNVIQWMSELVKSLSSGGQSAFDVVTLPMGGESGSGRGPRASGSVDWAVSVPEALRERIDGDTTAAQSYTRIVYNSDQPSQPGLVIGKQVNDPNGEPYQLYYLFPLTQEEKSLSLVRGTLATAGLFVVVLLGAIAWLVVRQVVTPVRMAASIAERLSAGRLQERMKVTGEDDIARLGEAFNKMAQNLQLKISQLEDLSRMQRRFVSDVSHELRTPLTTVRMAADVIHDARVDFDPVTARSAELLADQLDRFETLLADLLEISRFDAGAAALEAEPIDLREVVRRVVSGAEPLAERKGTGIRVVGDQQPVVAEADARRVERVLRNLVVNAVEHGEGRDVVVKLAAAGGAVAVAVRDYGVGLKPGEATRVFSRFWRADPARARTTGGTGLGLSIALEDARLHGGWLQAWGEPGGGSQFRLTLPRTADEPLRGSPIPLEPTDSRRNRGLNDAGLADPASARDADKSVGVPAQVPAGQVSAVSARGPITPRQATVAPTADPTALPGNGARVVPRPVSGARRQDGGPAPEAAGRQDAGPEDSSRQGEASRGR comes from the coding sequence ATGGACAGGGACAGTGCCGCTTCGGCGCCCGGGTCCGGGGCCCGCGCCGGACGGCCTGTCGGCCACCGGAGCGTCGGCTCCCGTCTCTTCGGCCGTGTGCTGGAGGGCGGGCTGCTCCACGGCGGGGTGCAGGGCAGCCCGGTGCTCCGCCTGTTCATGCGCTGGGTGCGCCGCCCCCTGCTGCCGGTCATGCGGCTGTGGCGGCGCAACATCCAGCTCAAGGTCGTCGCCACCACCCTGCTGATGTCGCTGGGCGTGGTGCTGCTGCTCGGCTTCGTGGTGATCGGGCAGGTCCGCAACGGGCTGCTGGACGCCAAGGTGAAGGCCTCCCAGAGCCAGGCCACCGGTGGTTTCACGGCGGCCAAGCAGAAGGCCGAGGAGGCGGCGAGCACCAACGGCGACGACGGCACCCCCGCGGACGGGCGTCCCTCGCAGAACGTCATCCAGTGGATGAGCGAGTTGGTGAAGTCGCTCTCCAGCGGTGGCCAGAGCGCTTTCGACGTGGTCACCCTCCCCATGGGCGGGGAGAGCGGCAGCGGACGCGGTCCGCGCGCCTCCGGATCGGTCGACTGGGCGGTGAGCGTCCCCGAGGCCCTGCGGGAGCGGATCGACGGCGACACCACGGCCGCCCAGAGCTACACCCGGATCGTCTACAACTCCGACCAGCCGTCCCAGCCGGGACTGGTCATCGGCAAGCAGGTCAACGACCCGAACGGCGAGCCGTACCAGCTGTACTACCTCTTCCCGCTCACCCAGGAGGAGAAGTCGCTCAGCCTGGTCAGGGGCACGCTGGCGACCGCCGGGCTCTTCGTGGTCGTGCTGCTCGGGGCCATCGCCTGGCTCGTGGTGCGCCAGGTCGTCACGCCGGTACGGATGGCGGCGAGCATCGCCGAGCGGCTGTCCGCGGGGCGTCTGCAGGAACGGATGAAGGTCACCGGCGAGGACGACATCGCCCGGCTCGGCGAGGCCTTCAACAAGATGGCGCAGAACCTCCAGCTCAAGATCAGCCAGCTGGAGGACCTGTCGCGGATGCAGCGGCGGTTCGTCTCCGACGTGTCGCACGAGCTGCGCACGCCGCTGACGACCGTGCGGATGGCGGCCGACGTCATTCACGACGCGCGCGTGGACTTCGATCCGGTGACCGCGCGGTCGGCCGAACTGCTCGCCGACCAGCTGGACCGGTTCGAGACGCTGCTCGCCGACCTGCTGGAGATCAGCCGCTTCGACGCGGGCGCCGCCGCGCTGGAGGCGGAGCCGATAGACCTCAGGGAGGTCGTACGGCGCGTCGTCAGCGGCGCGGAGCCGCTAGCCGAGCGCAAGGGCACGGGGATACGCGTGGTCGGCGACCAGCAGCCCGTCGTCGCCGAGGCGGACGCCCGGCGGGTCGAGCGCGTGCTGCGCAACCTCGTCGTCAACGCCGTCGAGCACGGCGAGGGCCGGGACGTCGTCGTCAAGCTCGCCGCGGCCGGGGGCGCCGTCGCCGTCGCGGTGCGCGACTACGGCGTCGGACTCAAGCCGGGCGAGGCCACCCGGGTCTTCAGCCGCTTCTGGCGGGCCGACCCGGCACGCGCGCGTACCACCGGCGGTACGGGGCTGGGGCTGTCGATCGCCCTGGAGGACGCGCGGCTGCACGGTGGCTGGCTGCAGGCCTGGGGCGAGCCCGGCGGTGGCTCGCAGTTCCGGCTGACGCTGCCCCGGACGGCGGACGAGCCGCTCAGGGGGTCGCCGATACCGCTGGAGCCGACGGACTCGCGCCGCAACCGCGGGCTCAACGACGCGGGCCTCGCCGACCCGGCGTCGGCGCGCGACGCGGACAAGTCGGTCGGCGTCCCGGCGCAGGTGCCGGCCGGGCAGGTCTCCGCGGTGTCCGCGCGGGGGCCGATAACGCCGCGGCAGGCCACGGTGGCACCCACGGCGGATCCGACGGCACTGCCGGGCAACGGCGCGCGCGTGGTGCCCAGGCCCGTGTCGGGGGCGCGGAGACAGGACGGTGGGCCGGCACCGGAGGCGGCGGGCCGCCAGGACGCCGGCCCCGAGGACTCGAGCAGGCAGGGGGAGGCATCTCGTGGGCGCTGA
- a CDS encoding DUF58 domain-containing protein: protein MALTGRAALIAALASVPVGIWDPSWTGILAVNAPLAAACACDFALAAPVRRLGLSRSGDTSARLGDTADVTLTVTNPSGRPLRARLRDAWPPSSWQPGTETAASRHSLTVPAGERRRVTTRLRPTRRGDRHADRVTIRSYGPLGLLTRQGTHRVPWTVRVLPPFTSRKHLPSKLSRLRELDGRTSVLTRGEGTEFDSLREYVPGDDTRSIDWRATARHSAVAVRTWRPERDRHILLVLDTGRTSAGRVGDAPRLDACMDAALLLGALASRAGDRVDLLAYDRRVRALLQGRTAGDLLPSLVNALATVEPELVETDARGLTATALRSAPRRSLIVLFTTLDAAPIEEGLLPVLPQLTQRHTVLVASVADPHISAMAEARGHTDAVYEAAAAAQAQSERRHIADQLRRHGVTVVDATPDELPPALADAYLELKAAGRL, encoded by the coding sequence ATGGCACTCACCGGACGCGCCGCGCTCATCGCGGCCCTGGCCTCCGTCCCCGTCGGCATCTGGGACCCCAGCTGGACGGGCATCCTCGCCGTCAACGCCCCGCTGGCGGCGGCCTGCGCCTGCGACTTCGCCCTGGCCGCCCCCGTACGCCGCCTCGGTCTCAGCCGCTCCGGCGACACCTCCGCCCGTCTGGGCGACACCGCCGACGTGACCCTGACGGTCACCAACCCCTCGGGCCGCCCGCTCCGGGCCCGCCTGCGCGACGCCTGGCCGCCCAGCAGCTGGCAGCCCGGCACCGAGACGGCGGCCTCCCGTCACAGCCTGACCGTGCCCGCCGGCGAACGCCGCCGCGTGACCACCCGCCTGCGCCCCACCCGCCGCGGCGACCGCCACGCGGACCGCGTCACGATCCGGTCGTACGGCCCCCTGGGCCTCCTCACCCGCCAGGGCACCCATCGGGTCCCCTGGACCGTCCGCGTCCTCCCCCCGTTCACCAGCCGCAAGCACCTCCCCTCCAAGCTGTCCCGGCTCCGCGAACTCGACGGCCGCACCAGCGTCCTCACCCGCGGCGAGGGCACGGAGTTCGACAGCCTGCGCGAGTACGTCCCGGGCGACGACACCCGTTCCATCGACTGGCGCGCGACGGCCCGCCACTCCGCCGTCGCCGTACGCACCTGGCGCCCTGAACGCGACCGGCACATCCTGCTCGTACTCGACACCGGCCGTACGTCGGCCGGTCGCGTGGGAGACGCGCCGCGCCTGGATGCCTGCATGGACGCCGCCCTGCTCCTGGGCGCCCTGGCCTCCCGCGCGGGCGACCGCGTCGACCTCCTCGCCTACGACCGCCGGGTACGCGCCCTCCTCCAGGGCCGCACCGCGGGCGACCTCCTTCCCTCCCTGGTCAACGCCCTGGCGACCGTGGAGCCGGAGCTGGTGGAGACCGATGCGCGTGGCCTCACCGCCACCGCTCTGCGGTCGGCCCCCCGCCGGTCCCTGATCGTCCTGTTCACGACTCTCGACGCGGCCCCGATCGAAGAGGGACTGCTCCCCGTCCTGCCACAGCTGACCCAGCGCCACACGGTACTCGTGGCCTCGGTGGCCGACCCGCACATCTCCGCCATGGCCGAAGCCCGCGGCCACACCGATGCCGTGTACGAGGCCGCGGCGGCCGCACAGGCTCAGTCCGAGCGCCGCCACATCGCCGACCAGCTCCGCCGGCACGGCGTCACGGTCGTCGACGCGACCCCGGACGAGCTTCCTCCGGCACTCGCGGACGCCTACCTGGAGCTCAAGGCCGCAGGCCGCCTATAG
- the mtnA gene encoding S-methyl-5-thioribose-1-phosphate isomerase has protein sequence MADQDARNGEDKRPTGIPALRWEEPPEGPVLVLLDQTRLPAEEVELVCTDPAALVEAIRSLAVRGAPLLGIAGGYGVALAAVRGFEVEEAAAALAGARPTAVNLAVGVRRAQAAHREALARTGDTRQAAQAALSAARALHREDTEASARMAAHGLALLDELLPAGGHRVLTHCNTGSLVSGGEGTAFAVALAAHRSGRLRRLWVDETRPLLQGARLTAYEAARNDMAYTLLTDNAAGSLFAAGEVDAVLIGADRIAADGSVANKVGSYPLAVLARYHHVPFVVVAPVTTVDPDTPDGASIEVEQRPGYEVTEVTAPQVPVAGAGGGIPVAPLGTQAYNPAFDVTPPELVTAIVTEEGVVSPVTTEALASLCARSRQVTIS, from the coding sequence ATGGCTGATCAGGACGCGCGAAACGGCGAGGACAAGCGGCCGACCGGGATACCGGCCCTTCGCTGGGAGGAACCCCCCGAGGGCCCGGTGCTGGTGCTGCTGGACCAGACCAGGCTGCCGGCCGAGGAGGTCGAGCTGGTCTGCACGGACCCGGCCGCGCTGGTGGAGGCGATCCGCTCGCTCGCCGTGCGCGGGGCGCCGCTGCTGGGCATCGCGGGCGGCTACGGCGTCGCGCTCGCCGCCGTACGGGGCTTCGAGGTCGAGGAGGCCGCGGCGGCGCTGGCGGGGGCGCGCCCGACCGCGGTGAACCTCGCCGTCGGGGTGCGCCGGGCGCAGGCCGCGCACCGGGAGGCGCTCGCCAGGACCGGTGACACCCGGCAGGCCGCTCAGGCGGCGCTGTCCGCGGCAAGGGCGCTGCACCGGGAGGACACCGAGGCCAGTGCCAGGATGGCCGCGCACGGACTCGCGCTGCTCGACGAGCTGCTGCCCGCCGGAGGACACCGGGTCCTCACGCACTGCAACACCGGTTCGCTGGTGTCGGGCGGTGAGGGGACCGCCTTCGCGGTGGCGCTCGCGGCACACCGGTCGGGACGGCTGCGACGCCTGTGGGTGGACGAAACGCGTCCCTTGCTGCAAGGTGCTCGCCTGACGGCATACGAGGCGGCCCGCAACGACATGGCGTACACCTTGCTCACCGACAACGCGGCGGGTTCGCTGTTCGCGGCGGGTGAGGTGGACGCGGTACTGATCGGCGCGGACCGCATCGCGGCCGACGGTTCGGTGGCGAACAAGGTGGGGAGCTATCCGCTCGCGGTGCTCGCGCGGTACCACCATGTGCCGTTCGTCGTGGTGGCTCCGGTCACGACGGTGGATCCGGACACGCCGGACGGGGCGTCCATCGAAGTGGAGCAGCGCCCCGGATATGAAGTGACCGAGGTCACAGCACCTCAGGTGCCGGTGGCGGGAGCGGGAGGCGGGATTCCGGTGGCACCCCTGGGGACCCAGGCGTACAACCCGGCGTTCGATGTGACTCCGCCCGAACTGGTGACGGCGATCGTCACCGAGGAGGGTGTGGTTTCGCCCGTGACGACCGAGGCCCTGGCCTCGCTGTGTGCCAGGTCACGCCAGGTAACGATTAGCTAA
- a CDS encoding AAA family ATPase has translation MMDPTTDNAGQSAAPGNARAALEALRAEIAKAVVGQDAAVTGLVVALLCRGHVLLEGVPGVAKTLLVRTLAAATELDTKRVQFTPDLMPSDVTGSLIYDARTTEFSFQPGPVFTNLLLADEINRTPPKTQSSLLEAMEERQVTVDGTPRPLPEPFLVAATQNPVEYEGTYPLPEAQLDRFLLKLTVPLPTRQDEIDVLARHAAGFDPRDLRAAGVRPVASAADLEAARAEAARTTVSPEITAYVVDICRATRESPSLTLGVSPRGATALLSTARAWAWLTGRDYVTPDDVKALALPTLRHRVQLRPEAEMEGVTADSVINAILAHVPVPR, from the coding sequence ATGATGGACCCGACCACTGACAACGCCGGGCAGAGCGCGGCCCCGGGCAACGCCCGCGCCGCCCTCGAAGCCCTGCGCGCCGAGATCGCCAAGGCCGTGGTCGGCCAGGACGCCGCCGTGACCGGTCTCGTCGTAGCCCTGCTCTGCCGCGGTCACGTCCTCCTCGAAGGCGTCCCCGGGGTCGCCAAGACACTGCTCGTCCGCACCCTCGCCGCGGCCACCGAACTCGACACCAAACGCGTCCAGTTCACCCCCGACCTGATGCCGAGCGACGTCACCGGATCCCTGATCTACGACGCCCGCACCACCGAGTTCTCCTTCCAGCCGGGCCCGGTCTTCACCAACCTCCTCCTCGCCGACGAGATCAACCGCACGCCCCCGAAGACCCAGTCCTCCCTCCTCGAAGCCATGGAGGAACGCCAGGTCACGGTGGACGGCACGCCCCGCCCGCTCCCCGAGCCCTTCCTCGTCGCGGCCACCCAGAACCCGGTCGAGTACGAGGGCACCTACCCCCTCCCGGAAGCCCAGCTGGACCGCTTCCTCCTCAAACTCACCGTCCCCCTGCCCACCCGCCAGGACGAGATCGACGTCCTCGCCCGGCATGCGGCCGGCTTCGATCCGCGCGACCTGCGCGCCGCCGGCGTACGCCCCGTCGCGAGCGCCGCCGACCTGGAGGCCGCCCGCGCGGAGGCCGCCAGGACGACCGTCTCCCCGGAGATCACCGCCTACGTCGTCGACATCTGCCGTGCCACCCGTGAGTCGCCGTCGCTCACTCTCGGCGTCTCCCCGCGCGGCGCCACGGCACTGCTGTCGACCGCCCGCGCGTGGGCCTGGCTCACGGGCCGCGACTACGTCACCCCCGACGACGTGAAGGCCCTGGCCCTCCCAACCCTCCGGCACCGCGTCCAGCTCCGCCCGGAGGCCGAGATGGAGGGGGTGACCGCGGACTCGGTCATCAACGCGATCCTCGCCCACGTCCCCGTTCCCCGTTGA
- a CDS encoding DUF4129 domain-containing protein — translation MLARTAARTVSRSGDEPPVTIPRDPARDAARRELSKRMYHENDPSWFQRALNAFWDWIEELFSKASTATPGGTLGLVVVVVAVLAALGALWWRLGTPRRGPVSTPALFDDRPRSSADHRAAAQAHAAQGHWSQAVQERMRAVVRALEERALLDIRPGRTADEAATEAGHALPAHRDRLRTAARDFDDVAYGGRPGSEESYRHLTELDHDLDRSKPHLASSTAGSRTGDATDRDTRRGAAE, via the coding sequence GTGCTGGCACGCACCGCCGCACGAACGGTGTCGCGCTCCGGCGACGAACCGCCGGTGACGATCCCGCGCGACCCCGCGCGGGACGCCGCGCGGCGCGAGCTGTCCAAGCGGATGTACCACGAGAACGACCCCAGCTGGTTCCAGCGGGCCCTGAACGCCTTCTGGGACTGGATCGAGGAGCTGTTCAGCAAGGCGTCCACCGCGACACCCGGGGGCACGCTGGGCTTGGTGGTCGTCGTCGTGGCCGTCCTGGCGGCGCTGGGCGCCCTCTGGTGGCGCCTGGGCACCCCGCGCCGCGGACCCGTCTCCACCCCCGCCCTCTTCGACGACCGCCCCCGCAGCTCCGCCGACCACCGCGCCGCCGCCCAGGCACACGCCGCCCAAGGACACTGGAGCCAGGCCGTCCAGGAACGCATGCGGGCCGTCGTCCGCGCCCTCGAGGAACGCGCCCTGCTCGACATCCGCCCCGGCCGCACCGCCGACGAGGCGGCCACCGAGGCGGGCCACGCCCTGCCCGCGCACAGGGACCGGCTGCGCACCGCCGCCCGGGACTTCGACGACGTCGCGTACGGCGGCCGGCCCGGCAGCGAAGAGTCGTACCGGCACCTCACCGAACTCGACCACGACCTGGACCGCAGCAAGCCGCACCTGGCGAGCAGCACGGCCGGCAGCCGCACAGGCGATGCCACGGACCGGGACACCCGCCGGGGAGCCGCCGAATGA
- the mtrA gene encoding two-component system response regulator MtrA, whose translation MMSFMKGRVLVVDDDTALAEMLGIVLRGEGFEPSFVADGDKALAAFRETKPDLVLLDLMLPGRDGIEVCRLIRAESGVPIVMLTAKSDTVDVVVGLESGADDYIVKPFKPKELVARIRARLRRSEEPAPEQLAIGDLVIDVAGHSVKRDGQSIALTPLEFDLLVALARKPWQVFTREVLLEQVWGYRHAADTRLVNVHVQRLRSKVEKDPEKPEIVVTVRGVGYKAGPS comes from the coding sequence ATGATGTCGTTTATGAAGGGACGAGTCCTTGTCGTCGACGACGACACCGCACTGGCCGAGATGCTCGGCATTGTGCTGCGTGGTGAGGGTTTTGAGCCGTCTTTCGTAGCCGACGGCGACAAGGCGCTGGCCGCCTTCCGGGAGACCAAGCCGGACCTGGTGCTGCTCGACCTGATGCTGCCCGGCCGGGACGGCATCGAGGTGTGCCGCCTGATCAGGGCCGAGTCGGGGGTGCCGATCGTGATGCTGACGGCGAAGAGCGACACCGTCGACGTCGTGGTGGGTCTGGAGTCGGGCGCCGACGACTACATCGTGAAGCCGTTCAAGCCGAAGGAGCTGGTGGCCCGGATCCGGGCGCGGCTGCGGAGGTCTGAGGAACCGGCGCCGGAGCAGCTCGCCATAGGCGACCTGGTCATCGACGTGGCCGGTCACTCCGTGAAGCGGGACGGGCAGTCGATCGCGCTGACGCCGCTGGAGTTCGACCTGCTGGTGGCGCTGGCCCGCAAGCCGTGGCAGGTGTTCACGCGCGAGGTGCTCCTCGAGCAGGTCTGGGGCTACCGGCATGCCGCCGACACCCGCCTGGTCAACGTGCACGTCCAGCGGCTGCGCTCCAAGGTCGAGAAGGACCCGGAGAAGCCGGAGATCGTGGTGACCGTCCGCGGCGTCGGCTACAAGGCCGGACCGAGCTGA
- the hpf gene encoding ribosome hibernation-promoting factor, HPF/YfiA family — translation MDIVVKGRKTEVPERFRKHVAEKLKLEKIQKLDGKVISLDVEVSKEPNPRQADRCDRVEITLRSRGPVIRAEAAASDPYAALDLAAEKLGARLRKQHDKRFSRRGARRISAAEVADHVPGAATLNGNGDVVPTEKQDGVPTKKIGSLEVQGDGPLVVREKTHVAAPMSLDQALYEMELVGHDFYLFVDSETKEPSVVYRRHAYDYGVIHLTTDTMVTQAHAPDAGDALGG, via the coding sequence GTGGACATCGTCGTCAAGGGCCGCAAGACCGAGGTGCCCGAGCGGTTCCGGAAGCACGTGGCCGAGAAGCTGAAGCTGGAGAAGATCCAGAAGCTCGATGGCAAGGTGATCAGCCTCGACGTCGAGGTGTCCAAGGAGCCGAACCCCCGGCAGGCCGACCGCTGCGACCGGGTGGAGATCACGCTCCGCTCCCGCGGTCCGGTGATCCGGGCGGAGGCGGCGGCGAGCGACCCCTACGCGGCGCTCGACCTGGCGGCGGAGAAGCTCGGCGCACGACTGCGCAAGCAGCACGACAAGCGCTTCTCGCGCCGCGGCGCACGCCGGATCTCGGCGGCCGAGGTCGCCGACCACGTACCCGGCGCGGCGACGCTCAACGGGAACGGCGACGTCGTCCCGACGGAGAAGCAGGACGGCGTACCCACCAAGAAGATCGGCTCGCTGGAGGTCCAGGGCGACGGTCCGCTCGTCGTCCGGGAGAAGACCCACGTGGCCGCACCCATGTCCCTCGACCAGGCGCTCTACGAGATGGAGCTGGTCGGGCACGACTTCTACCTGTTCGTCGACTCCGAGACGAAGGAGCCCAGCGTCGTCTACCGGCGGCACGCCTACGACTACGGCGTGATCCACCTGACCACGGACACGATGGTCACTCAGGCGCACGCCCCCGACGCGGGCGATGCGCTCGGCGGTTGA
- a CDS encoding LpqB family beta-propeller domain-containing protein, whose product MGADRGRGGRRRPARVVAYAVGGVVLLAGCAAMPDSGDLRGVESTPRQDPQVRVFAMPPREDAPPADIVQGFLEALTSDDPHYETARKYLTGDAAKNWRPDESATVLAGGPGTESDHSGNREDANDYSVTLTGTRVATVDAQQSYAPADGVYRESVHLTRDGKSKQWRIDSLPPGVVMGKSDFQRNYMSVNRYYFASNTPVRADAETGPVREPAAVADPVYVRRRVDPMTQVVRSLLSGPTSLLGPVVRSSFPTGTALAKNAGSLTPDDRSKLTVPLNDKAARAGADKCDEMAAQLLFTLQNLTPAVQEVELRSGGEQLCSLSEDRAETVATRGSAQRPDYLYFVDDQDRLVRIAAGSNGTRAEPVPGPLGEGQQALRSVAVSRDEHSAAGIGLDNKLLYVGSLVSGGSLGDPVLASQGKKESDRLTPPSWDAQGDLWIADRDPADPRLLLLKEGAGDPVEVRTPGLDGRVQAVRVAADGVRIALVVEKDGKRSLLIGRIERDGKAGDVPAVTVLELRSATPELEEVTAMSWAGDARLVVVGRERGGVQQIGYVQVDGSTPEASVPAALTGVKEIAATEDERLPLVAYSEDLIVRLPSGLQWQKVTEGTAPVYPG is encoded by the coding sequence GTGGGCGCTGACCGCGGGAGGGGCGGTCGGCGGAGGCCGGCACGCGTGGTGGCGTACGCCGTCGGCGGTGTCGTACTGCTGGCCGGATGCGCGGCCATGCCCGACAGCGGGGACCTCAGGGGCGTGGAGTCCACGCCCCGGCAGGACCCGCAGGTGCGGGTGTTCGCGATGCCGCCGCGGGAGGACGCCCCGCCCGCCGACATCGTGCAGGGCTTCCTGGAGGCGCTGACCAGCGACGATCCGCACTACGAGACGGCGCGCAAGTACCTGACCGGCGACGCCGCGAAAAACTGGCGGCCGGACGAGTCGGCGACGGTGCTCGCCGGCGGGCCGGGCACGGAGTCCGACCACTCGGGCAACCGCGAGGACGCCAACGACTACTCGGTCACCCTGACCGGCACCAGGGTCGCCACGGTCGACGCGCAGCAGTCGTACGCGCCGGCCGACGGCGTGTACCGCGAGTCGGTGCACCTCACCCGGGACGGCAAGTCCAAGCAGTGGCGTATCGATTCGCTGCCGCCGGGCGTCGTCATGGGCAAGTCGGACTTCCAGCGCAACTACATGTCGGTCAACCGGTACTACTTCGCCTCGAACACCCCGGTGCGGGCGGACGCCGAGACGGGACCGGTGCGGGAGCCGGCGGCCGTCGCCGACCCCGTCTACGTGCGCCGGCGCGTGGACCCGATGACCCAGGTGGTGCGTTCCCTGCTGAGCGGGCCGACGAGCCTGCTGGGCCCGGTGGTCAGGTCCAGCTTCCCGACCGGGACGGCACTGGCGAAGAACGCCGGCTCGCTGACCCCCGACGACCGCAGCAAGCTGACCGTTCCGCTGAACGACAAGGCGGCGCGGGCCGGCGCGGACAAGTGCGACGAGATGGCCGCGCAGCTCCTGTTCACGCTGCAGAACCTCACCCCGGCGGTGCAGGAGGTCGAGCTGCGCTCGGGCGGTGAGCAGTTGTGCTCGCTCTCCGAGGACCGCGCAGAGACGGTCGCTACGCGCGGCTCCGCGCAGCGGCCCGACTACCTGTACTTCGTCGACGACCAGGACCGCCTGGTACGGATCGCGGCCGGCAGCAACGGGACCCGGGCCGAACCCGTGCCCGGCCCGCTGGGCGAGGGTCAGCAGGCCCTTCGGTCGGTGGCGGTGTCGCGCGACGAGCACAGCGCGGCCGGGATCGGCCTCGACAACAAGTTGCTGTACGTCGGCTCGCTGGTGTCGGGAGGTTCGCTCGGCGACCCCGTGCTGGCAAGCCAGGGCAAGAAGGAGTCGGACCGGCTGACCCCGCCCAGCTGGGATGCGCAGGGCGACCTGTGGATCGCCGACCGCGACCCGGCCGACCCGCGGTTGCTGCTGCTGAAGGAGGGCGCGGGCGATCCGGTGGAGGTGCGGACCCCGGGCCTCGACGGGCGCGTCCAGGCCGTGCGGGTGGCCGCCGACGGGGTGCGGATCGCGCTCGTGGTGGAGAAGGACGGCAAGCGGTCGCTGCTCATCGGGCGGATCGAACGGGACGGGAAGGCGGGCGACGTGCCCGCGGTCACCGTGCTCGAACTGCGGTCCGCGACCCCCGAGCTGGAGGAGGTCACGGCCATGTCCTGGGCCGGGGACGCCCGGCTCGTCGTGGTGGGGCGCGAGCGCGGGGGCGTCCAGCAGATCGGGTACGTCCAGGTCGACGGCTCGACGCCGGAGGCATCGGTGCCCGCGGCCCTGACCGGCGTCAAGGAGATCGCCGCCACCGAGGACGAGCGGCTGCCGCTGGTGGCGTATTCGGAGGACCTCATCGTGCGGCTGCCGTCCGGGTTGCAGTGGCAGAAGGTGACGGAGGGGACCGCGCCGGTCTATCCGGGGTGA
- a CDS encoding DUF4350 domain-containing protein: MTTEATLPTTAASPTARQVWTRARGIALALVLLLVGAVAIAVVRSDARHGELDPRSADPYGSRAVAELLADRGVSTRVVTTLAEARAATGPDTTLLVAVPDLLTERQQTGLHSATTGSGGRTVLVAPGGAAVERLAPGVTADPALSVDSTLAPACDLPAARRAGSADTGDIRYSTHLEGDACYPSRRLATLLRIPDPSAKASAEGPPGDTVVLGARDILFNNHLDEHGNASLALQLLGSRDHLVWYLPSLSDLPDPDDERGFFDLLPSGWLWGTLQLFIAAALAALWRARRLGPLVPEKLPVAIRASETVEGRARLYRKANARDRAATALRSATRTRLAPLVGVPVAQADSPESLLPALSAHLHGAHGDGQTLHTLLFGPPPGDDAALIALADQLDALEREVRRP; encoded by the coding sequence ATGACCACCGAGGCCACGCTCCCCACCACCGCGGCCTCGCCCACCGCCCGCCAGGTGTGGACCCGCGCGCGGGGCATCGCACTCGCCCTCGTCCTGCTGCTCGTCGGCGCCGTCGCCATCGCGGTCGTCCGCTCCGACGCCCGGCACGGAGAACTCGACCCGCGCTCCGCCGACCCCTACGGCAGCCGCGCCGTCGCCGAACTCCTCGCCGACCGGGGGGTCTCCACGCGCGTGGTCACCACCCTGGCCGAAGCACGGGCCGCGACCGGCCCGGACACCACCCTGCTGGTCGCCGTGCCCGACCTCCTGACGGAACGCCAGCAGACGGGACTGCACTCGGCGACGACCGGCTCCGGTGGCCGCACCGTCCTGGTCGCCCCCGGCGGCGCTGCCGTCGAACGCCTCGCCCCCGGCGTCACCGCCGACCCCGCGCTCAGCGTCGACTCGACGCTGGCCCCCGCCTGCGACCTGCCCGCCGCACGGCGCGCGGGCAGCGCCGACACGGGCGACATCCGCTACAGCACCCACCTCGAAGGCGACGCCTGCTACCCCAGCCGACGCCTGGCCACCCTCCTGCGCATCCCCGACCCGTCCGCGAAGGCGTCCGCGGAGGGCCCCCCGGGCGACACCGTCGTCCTCGGCGCTCGCGACATCCTCTTCAACAACCACCTCGACGAGCACGGCAACGCCTCGCTCGCCCTCCAACTCCTCGGCTCCCGCGACCACCTGGTCTGGTACCTCCCCTCCCTCTCCGACCTCCCGGACCCGGACGACGAGCGCGGCTTCTTCGACCTGCTCCCGTCCGGCTGGCTCTGGGGCACCCTCCAACTCTTCATCGCCGCCGCCCTCGCCGCCCTGTGGCGGGCACGCCGACTCGGCCCCCTGGTGCCCGAAAAACTCCCCGTCGCGATCCGCGCCTCCGAAACCGTCGAAGGCCGCGCCCGCCTCTACCGCAAGGCGAACGCCCGCGACCGCGCCGCCACCGCTCTTCGCTCCGCCACCCGCACCCGCCTCGCCCCTCTCGTAGGCGTCCCCGTCGCCCAGGCAGACTCGCCCGAGTCCCTGCTCCCCGCCCTGTCCGCCCACCTCCACGGCGCGCACGGCGACGGACAGACCCTGCACACCCTCCTCTTCGGCCCGCCGCCCGGCGACGACGCGGCCCTCATCGCACTCGCCGACCAACTCGACGCCCTCGAAAGAGAGGTACGCCGTCCATGA